From the genome of Vicia villosa cultivar HV-30 ecotype Madison, WI linkage group LG2, Vvil1.0, whole genome shotgun sequence, one region includes:
- the LOC131650745 gene encoding zingipain-2-like — MISHTINLFFIFTIFTTFLCLSSCDDGIPNKYSSILGPNNDKLPTQDEAIQLFQLWKKEHGRVYNDLALMSKKFGIFLSNLRIITNANRKRNSSDDFLLGLTNFADMSSKEFQESYLHDIDMSGNTMKLQDDVHLPSFTLPASVNWIKQGAVTDVMDQIPPCNSCWAISAVGAIEGINAIKKKNLIKLSVQELVDCDSGSHGCDGGEVRTAYDWVISNKGITDEHNYPYTARKGPCRSSSSPNLASIYSYYAVDATEIALLTQTAQQPISSCIYVVPEDLQHYTRGIYDGRNCPEDPRLANHCMLIVGYDTELNRDYWLVKNSWGKAWGAGGYMFIKRNNGRPYGDLLVEKFKDGTFVPLELHDILVEVIETYKHGGRYNIDTTITQLDNMSGL; from the exons ATGATTTCTCACACCATAAACCTATTTTTCATCTTCACCATCTTCACCACATTCTTATGTCTCTCTTCGTGTGATGATGGCATCCCAAACAAATACTCCTCCATATTGGGTCCTAACAACGATAAGCTTCCTACTCAAGATGAAGCTATACAGTTATTCCAACTATGGAAGAAAGAACATGGACGTGTCTACAATGACCTAGCACTCATGTCTAAAAAATTTGGcatttttctttctaatttaaGGATCATCACAAACGCTAATAGAAAAAGAAACTCATCTGATGACTTCCTTCTTGGTCTGACAAACTTTGCTGATATGAGCTCGAAGGAGTTCCAAGAAAGTTACTTACACGACATTGACATGTCCGGCAACACGATGAAGCTGCAGGATGATGTTCATTTACCAAGTTTTACTTTGCCTGCATCCGTAAATTGGATAAAACAAGGAGCTGTTACTGATGTTATGGATCAAATTCCTCCTTGTA ATAGTTGCTGGGCAATCTCAGCTGTAGGAGCCATTGAAGGAATAAATGCAATAAAGAAAAAGAACCTGATAAAACTTTCTGTTCAAGAGCTTGTGGATTGTGACTCGGGGAGTCATGGTTGCGATGGGGGAGAAGTCCGTACTGCGTATGATTGGGTTATAAGTAACAAGGGAATTACAGATGAACATAACTATCCTTATACAGCACGGAAGGGTCCCTGCAGATCCTCATCG TCTCCAAATCTTGCAAGTATTTATTCATATTATGCCGTGGACGCAACAGAGATCGCACTATTAACTCAAACTGCTCAGCAGCCGATTAGTTCGTGTATTTATGTTGTACCAGAAGACCTTCAACATTACACTAGG GGAATATATGATGGTCGCAATTGCCCGGAGGATCCTCGACTAGCAAATCACTGCATGTTAATAGTTGGATATGATACTGAATTGAATCGAGATTATTGGCTTGTGAAGAATTCATGGGGCAAAGCATGGGGTGCCGGTGGTTATATGTTTATCAAAAGAAACAACGGTAGACCATATGGC GATTTGCTGGTTGAAAAATTCAAAGATGGTACATTTGTTCCACTAGAACTTCATGACATATTGGTAGAAGTCATTGAAACATATAAGCATGGTGGGCGT TACAATATTGACACCACAATAACTCAACTAGATAACATGTCAGGATTGTAA
- the LOC131647534 gene encoding ervatamin-B-like, which translates to MISHTINQFLFFTIFTTFLCLSSCEDDIPNKYSTILGPNNDKLPTQDEAIQLFQLWKKEHGRVYNDLALMSKKFGIFLSNLRIITNANRERKSSDDILLGLTDFADMSSKDFQESYLYDIDMSSNTMKPQDDDQLQSVSIPRSWDWRLHGAVTEVRDQIRPCKSCWAMSAVGAIEGITAIKTKILNPLSVQELLDCDKHSFGCDGGFVSNAYDWVIKKKGMTDEHDYPYTARKGPTCKASLFPKRANIYSYYGVKGYENDMLTATYQQPISSCLYVVPEDFQHYIRGIYDGRNCPEDPKLANHCMLIVGYDTALNQDFWIVKNSWGKTWGADGYMFIKRNNGRQYGVCGINAWASYPYKL; encoded by the exons ATGATTTCTCACACCATAAACCAATTTCTCTTCTTCACCATCTTCACCACATTCTTATGTCTCTCTTCATGTGAGGATGACATCCCAAACAAGTACTCCACCATATTGGGTCCTAACAATGACAAGCTTCCAACTCAAGATGAAGCTATACAACTATTCCAACTATGGAAGAAAGAACATGGACGTGTCTACAATGACCTAGCACTCATGTCTAAAAAATTTGGcatttttctttctaatttaaGGATTATCACAAACGCTAATAGAGAAAGAAAGTCATCTGATGACATTCTTCTTGGCCTTACAGACTTTGCTGATATGAGCTCAAAGGATTTCCAAGAAAGTTACTTATACGACATTGATATGTCCAGCAACACCATGAAACCGCAGGATGATGATCAATTACAAAGCGTTAGTATTCCTAGATCCTGGGATTGGAGGTTACACGGAGCTGTAACCGAAGTCAGGGATCAAATTCGTCCGTGTA AAAGTTGCTGGGCAATGTCAGCAGTAGGAGCTATTGAAGGCATAACTGCAATAAAGACAAAGATTCTTAACCCACTTTCAGTTCAAGAGCTTCTGGATTGTGACAAACATAGTTTTGGTTGCGATGGGGGATTTGTCAGTAACGCATACGATTGGGTTATCAAGAAGAAGGGGATGACAGATGAACATGATTATCCTTATACCGCGCGGAAGGGTCCGACCTGCAAAGCTTCATTG TTTCCCAAACGTGCAAATATTTATTCATATTATGGCGTAAAGGGATATGAAAACGACATGTTAACTGCAACTTATCAGCAGCCAATTAGTTCGTGTCTTTATGTTGTGCCAGAAGATTTTCAACATTACATTAGG GGAATATATGATGGTCGCAACTGCCCGGAGGATCCAAAACTAGCAAATCATTGCATGTTAATAGTTGGTTATGATACTGCATTGAATCAAGATTTTTGGATTGTGAAGAACTCGTGGGGAAAGACATGGGGAGCGGATGGTTATATGtttatcaaaagaaacaatggtaGACAATATGGTGTGTGTGGCATCAATGCATGGGCTTCTTACCCATACAAGCTCTAG